In Candidatus Zixiibacteriota bacterium, a single window of DNA contains:
- a CDS encoding branched-chain amino acid ABC transporter permease, with translation MSEFLQQVINGVSLGSIYALIALGYTMIYGILRFINFAHGDVFMIGAFVGYYAAPQVMKIAGGSVFLSAILVMLIAMIVCSVLGVTIEKLAYRPLRSRPKLTVLITAIGMSFFLEYGGQLVFGPDPKLFPTLFPSAAIVNAKNLVISTNSVVVIVTALALMLLLRLIVFKTKLGTAMRAVSYDHRAAALMGINIDTVISFTFVLGSSLAAAAALLYASVYPSINPLMGIFPGLKAFIAAVLGGIGNLFGAALGGLIIGLTETFVTGYISPTFRDAIAFAILILILLFKPSGIMGRHEAEKV, from the coding sequence ATGAGTGAGTTTCTTCAACAGGTCATAAACGGCGTCTCCCTGGGGAGTATTTACGCCCTCATTGCGCTCGGATACACCATGATCTATGGTATCCTGCGCTTTATCAATTTCGCACATGGCGATGTCTTCATGATCGGGGCCTTTGTCGGCTACTATGCGGCGCCCCAGGTCATGAAAATAGCCGGGGGATCGGTTTTTCTGAGCGCCATTCTGGTCATGCTGATCGCCATGATCGTCTGCTCCGTTCTGGGCGTCACAATCGAGAAATTGGCTTATCGGCCGCTTCGCTCGCGCCCCAAGCTGACTGTACTTATCACCGCTATCGGCATGTCGTTCTTTCTGGAGTACGGCGGCCAGCTGGTGTTCGGCCCCGACCCCAAGCTCTTTCCGACTCTCTTTCCATCGGCGGCTATTGTCAATGCCAAGAATCTCGTTATCAGCACCAACTCGGTAGTCGTAATAGTCACTGCGTTGGCGCTGATGCTGCTGCTGCGTCTGATAGTCTTCAAAACAAAACTCGGCACCGCCATGCGTGCGGTCTCATACGACCACCGGGCGGCGGCGCTGATGGGAATCAATATCGACACCGTGATATCATTCACCTTCGTGCTCGGCTCCAGTCTGGCGGCGGCGGCTGCGCTCCTATATGCCTCGGTTTATCCCAGCATCAATCCCCTGATGGGGATATTCCCGGGCCTGAAAGCCTTTATCGCGGCCGTGCTCGGCGGCATCGGCAATCTTTTCGGCGCCGCTCTGGGGGGACTGATTATCGGCCTGACCGAGACTTTTGTTACCGGCTATATCTCACCGACTTTCCGCGATGCCATCGCTTTTGCCATACTGATCCTGATCCTGCTTTTCAAACCCTCCGGAATCATGGGACGGCATGAAGCGGAGAAAGTCTGA
- a CDS encoding branched-chain amino acid ABC transporter permease gives MKRHLSKLYLLGALIAAGILSLFESSISPYYYQIIIYIGINIILASSLNIINGFAGQFSLGHAGFMAIGAYTSAVITFSAHAQPGTVTGYAVFTGALLAAGLVASFFGLLVGIPSLRLKGDYLAITTLGLGEIIRVIIQNLDFLGAARGFTGIAKMSNFFWVYGVVAVVIVLIWNLIHSTYGKGFLAVRDDEIAAEAIGINATHYKVVAFVTGAFFAGIAGGLYAHFVTYINPSQFGFLRSFEIVVMVVVGGMGSIVGVILAAVILTILPEALRAIAQYRMVIYALLLIVIMLSRPQGLFGGGINVKCSFRKAPTGT, from the coding sequence ATGAAACGGCATCTGTCAAAGCTATATCTTCTGGGCGCTCTGATCGCGGCCGGGATTCTGTCTCTTTTCGAATCAAGCATCAGTCCCTATTACTATCAGATTATCATCTACATCGGTATTAATATCATCCTTGCCTCCAGTCTCAATATCATCAATGGCTTTGCCGGGCAGTTTTCGCTGGGGCATGCCGGATTCATGGCCATCGGCGCCTATACCTCGGCGGTGATAACCTTCTCGGCGCATGCCCAGCCCGGAACAGTGACCGGCTATGCCGTCTTTACCGGGGCGCTGCTGGCAGCCGGCCTGGTGGCGTCGTTTTTCGGACTTCTGGTCGGCATCCCCAGTCTTCGCCTGAAAGGCGATTATCTGGCTATCACCACCCTTGGTCTCGGCGAGATCATCAGGGTCATCATACAGAATCTTGATTTTCTGGGGGCGGCGCGCGGCTTCACCGGCATCGCCAAGATGTCCAATTTCTTCTGGGTTTATGGCGTGGTGGCCGTTGTTATTGTCCTGATCTGGAACTTGATTCATTCCACTTACGGCAAGGGGTTTCTGGCGGTACGCGATGATGAAATCGCCGCCGAGGCGATCGGTATCAACGCCACTCACTACAAAGTTGTCGCCTTTGTCACCGGAGCTTTCTTTGCCGGTATCGCGGGAGGGTTGTACGCCCACTTTGTTACCTATATCAATCCCTCCCAGTTCGGCTTCTTGCGCTCTTTCGAAATCGTGGTAATGGTTGTGGTCGGCGGTATGGGCAGCATCGTCGGCGTCATTCTGGCGGCGGTCATATTGACTATTCTCCCCGAGGCGCTTCGCGCCATCGCCCAATACCGCATGGTCATCTATGCCCTGCTGCTTATCGTCATCATGCTCAGCCGTCCGCAGGGATTGTTCGGCGGCGGCATAAATGTCAAGTGCTCTTTC